In Podarcis muralis chromosome 7, rPodMur119.hap1.1, whole genome shotgun sequence, the genomic stretch TAAACACACAGACCAAAGCAATATTAGTCCCTATCACATACAATTTTGTTTACAAATCTGCTTTAAGGATCTGCCTCCTGCATAACTGATTTATATCTGGTACGTAGGGACAGGGGAGCAATGATACCTACCTCAACAGCATAGCAGAAATCTGCCCCGGCTGTAGCTGCCATCATAGACAAGAGTCCAGTGCCAGTCCCAATGTCTAGGACAATGGCTCTGTCTCCTCTTTCCTTCACTCTGTCCACTGCAGCACGAATACCCTGAAAATACTTTGCATTCTGTGGAAAGAGACAAACCTGACAGTTACTTCAACAAGACCAATGTTTGTTTAAATGTGAGGCACATGCCCTCCAAGGTTAATAAATTTGAATCTGCAAGCATTTAAATGTCGTGGGTTAAAAGGCATTCTCTTTTTAGTGGATGAACAATATGCAGATCCATAAGATTTTGTTTGCAGTACACTTATTAGAAGCCTGATAAATTCAGTATGATCTCCATGATAAATGTCTGAAAACATTAAAGGGAGGAAAAGCTAAAGCTAAATACTATTGACAAGAATGCAGCCCCAGCACTTTAAGAACTACTGATATTCCCATTACTCTCTTTCCCAATCCTCTTTAAGTATTTCATTctaaataaaacttttaaaccCTCTAAATATTGGAATACACAGCAGCAGAGGCTTGGGTGCTTTGCTTTGCACTGCTTTAAGTGAAATGGTTAGTTTGCCTACAATTTTTCATACTTTTCCTGCCAACTCTTTTCAAATAGAGACACCTGGGAATTTGCAAGTGTTTAAAGCCCGATACAGAGGGACAAAATTCCCTTCAGGAAGTGATTTCTGACAGGCCGTTTTGATCCctgacatctttttttaaaaaatgtcaccttcttaaaataataattaaaggaaCCGCTACTCAAAAAAGCTAGTGAGATAATAAACACATCCCTTAGCTTTGTCAAGATTTAATTTTCAaacagttcatttttaaaaaaacacttttgaGACTCACTGGGGGCTTCTTTTGAAGAATATTTAATCTTGCCATCTGAAAAGGAATTTTATTGAAGAAGAAAGCAGGGTACATGAATATCGCAGAAGCCCTTGATAAGCAGATGGAATGTTCACAGAGGGTTCATTATCAAAATGCACTCATGACTAGACAGGATCGAAAGCAAATTGAATCAACTAACTAATGCATTTTAAAGTAATCTATGCTTTGTTTCTCCAAATTTAGCAATAAAACTTCACGTCATtctattaaaatcaaattaaaataaaagtgttAGTCAAAATATAGTGTTGAACCACTGACTGTTTTCTACAAGAGTCTAGTCATCTTGCTCAATTATCCATCAAACAAATAACCTCGAAAAGCCAACCTCAAAGCATTTGTTTTTTACACTTGCAACAACAGTACACAGCTGGATTTCTCTCTTTAAAATTCTATGCTGTCTTAAAGCAGCAACTTATACAAACAGGAAATGCCTTGATCTCATATTCATGATGGTAAGAAAATAGGAACTGCTGGCAAGATTgatctcaagggctatcacagaaataatataaaatgcagcttaaaaaccacaaactcatttaaaaaaaaagtgttgtaAGTTTTCCCTTAAATAGTTTTGGACCCACCAGGAATGTGTCAccggaaaagagagaaagatccTGTGGCTGTGACACTGAAGTCGCTTCCTTGAGAAAGGACTTCTGGGAAGAGATGTGTTGCACCGCACAGCAGTTGGCAAGAACGTGTTTGCTAATAGTCTCACAAACctgatcaggagagctttaaaTTAAATcctgagggggagagagacaatACTACAGACAACAGGGGAACACCTGGTACCAGGAATAATAGCTTTACAGGAAACTGAGGCAGCGCTACAAAAGCCTGCTAAAGGGGCAAGAAACtgcaagaaggaagcagctggagggaatgactcatggtttcagttgtgtctatactaatgcacagagtatgAGAAAAAAGCAAGAcaacagcttcaagttacaagaaagaaaattccaaCTACACTCACGGGAAAATGTGGCGTTATCTCTTAAATTAAATTTTGACATGTGCCATGATAAAAGTCTGTAATTTTGTCAGGACACGTTATTTATTGTTTACTGTTTTAACAACGTTTTCTTAAAaattatcttctgtaccatgaaaataaataaaaacattattttaaaaaagaagaatgttCTGATactaagagctgctcaacagtggtaTGGAATGCCTCAGAAAGTgtgggactctccttcattggaggtttttaagcagaggttggatggcccatctgtcatggatgctttagttgagaatcCTGCCTTGCAATGGGTTGGAcgggatgaccctcagggtcccttccaactctacaactctatcattctatgatacTATAAGCCAGTGGAACAAAGTCAAGGTAATGGAAGCTAATGAGGCAACTTTCAGAATCCCAAcaatcaacttttaaaaaaagaaaacaacaattaCTTACTCTGTCATTGTCATTCAACATGTCTGCATAACATGACCTGTAAGAGTTCAGATTACAGATCAAAAACATTTCAGACAAACAGGACCAGTGTTACTATTAAAATATGCAACCAACAAAGTGCTGTACAATTGAGGATGCTTTCTCCTTCTGTAGGCTTGACAAATGGTGAGTCATCCCTTTAAAAGTTATTACCAGCTATTCACAAGAAGATAAACCTTAACTGCAGGAAACTAAAGGATGAAATCCTATGgaaacttactttggagtaagttcCCTTGTGCTGCGTGGGATGTACTGCTGAGTACAAAGGCATAGGGCTAAGGTGTAAGATCCATGCTATGTTAGGGTTGTTGCTATATACTACTAGGATTTTGTTTTCCCCACTTGAACTGCATACAGTTAAAGTCCAGGACGACAAGACTGTAGCTTTTGAAGGAGAGTCAGGAGATAGACATAGAGTATATAACACGTGGGATCCTGCAACAAGCTCAGATTAAATGTGcactttttgttttcttcagtTCTAGAATATCAATCCTATTTTAAAAGGAATGAGGAATCAATACCTTTATTTTAGAACCaaccaaaaaaataaatcacagagtAGTGAGCTATTTTCCGAGTTTTGAAGAACTTTTATCAGAACTTAAGAAATGACCTGCTGACTTGGACTAAAGTCTTATCTAGTCCTGCATTCAGTTCTCAGATGGGATGACCAGATGCTTTTAGGGCACCACACGAAAGACACAAGTGCTATTGCACTCTCCTGCTCATGATCCCCAACCAACTGTATTCAGATACATACTGCCTCAGATATTCATGATGATACTCTGACACAACTATCATAACTAGGAGCCATTAACAGTCTCATTCTCccatgatttaaaacaaaaaggtaTGCATGCATGAGAAAGAAAGGTAGGGGTGGATGTTCCTTGTCACATGTCATAGTCTTAAAATAGTAATTTAAGAAGCTCTTCAAAGCCTAAGTAGATTAGAATGTGACGAGTGCCAAAGGTCACAGGTTGCACGAAGGGATGCTGGCATAAAGAACCAATCAGCACTTCCTCCTTGGAAATATAAAAAAAGTTATTTGAATCCATCTTTAGCACTGTGTTGAACTCGAGTTccttgttaaacaaacaaaaactttatGATGTTATTAGATATCTTTTTTCACTCTTGCATTCAAGTTTCATTTTCATCACAGTTTTTTATCAGTTTtttatccaccccacccccccaagagCTCAGGTAGAACACATATCCCCACTGCCAGTCTCACAACGATCTGGTAAACATGCTAGGCTGAGCCCAACGCCAACCAGTATGCTTATGTGGCCGCACATTGATTTGAATCCAGGACTCATTAAGTCTAAACCATCATGTTGGAGTACACACTGGCCTGTCACAATAATGCATAAAATAAAAGCCAACTCCCACTATACCTTGCAATTTCCTGATGATAATCATAGTTCTCATCTTCCTCCAACCACTCCACTGCTCCAGTGGTTGGATTGGCTCTTCCGCAAAAAACCTTCATTCTTGCCCTGGTTTGTCGTTTTGAGGAAAGCTTTTATTCAGATGATCTCTAGCTTTTGATTCATTATCGGAAAACTATGGCAAAAGGAAAGAAGTTACCATTTAGAAGGAGATAAATTATTTTTAGGTGTTGTTTTATTGATATTATTTGTTGTTGAGTTGCTGCTGCTATGGCTTTGTGGTGCAAATTAAGAGTATTGCTTTGTATAATTGCTTATCTATTAATTGTTAGCCATCCTGAGCTCCAGATTAAAAAAATAGCAAGATATAAAAATCTTGAACATATAAAATAAATGCTGTTGTTAACAAAACTAAGCCTTGAATGCTTCTGCCATAGGAATTTGCCATGTGCCATCATAATGCATTACATGAGGTTTAGTGGCTGCATTTGTAAAGCAGTATGCATGTGTATGTTGGAAGTGAATGGCACTCCAGACTGCCATGTAAAAATGGTGCTGTTTTAATGCAGAAGTATGTAATGGTGACCAAGCTATTCCTGTGTAGATAAGGCAAACAGGTGAGACCTGAACCAAGCATCTTACTTCAATCAATCAATTCCTGCTCCTAGTTGTAACTCCTAGTTAGGACTAGAATCTGGTATGTTGTACCTTTTCCAAGTTTAGACACACAACCATGGGTCTTTCGGACAGTTTCTTAGTCTTGTGCCAGAGAGGAGGACGAAGTGAGAATTCTTTGTAGGGTGGAGGACTTAATCTGATTTATTCATTTTGCTTCCACACATTTTATTTACTAGTTCCTACTTCTACCACTGTTGAAACATATTAACGCACAATGTTACAAATATTTACCATTATTGTAAAAATACATTCCAGGGGGAATCAGTTGCAGCAAAAGAGTTTAAGGTactaaaattgttgtaaaattaagGTACACTATAGTCACATTCTGTAAACAATCTAATATGCAATACCAAATACAACAGTCTTAGGCTTGAAATTAGGAAGACCCAGGCTCACTGTGTGACTCTAGTGCAATTTTCCTCccttagtctaacctacctcacagggttcttgtggggataCAACTAGTGAAGGTGAGGAGAATATGTATGTGGATCCCAAGCTTcttggaagggtgggataaaaatgtaatctcTTCAGAACTCTAGACCTCGCGGCCCACAACACTCTCAAACTGTTACTAAAGTGGCAACATGTTTCCAGCACAAAacgtaagaatgtaagaagagcctgcaaggaccaatggcccatctggtttcacagtgcccaaccagatgcctgtgggaaactttcaagcaggacccgagcacaagagcactcccgcTTCACATGGTtgccagccactggtattcagaagcattgctgcctccaactgtgaaggcagagctgagccatcatggctaggagccattgatagccctctcctccatgaatgtgtccagtcctctttgaaaGGTATCCAAGTTAGTGAACTTCACCGCTTTCTGCGGGAGAAATGCCATAGTTTCGCTAAGTGCTGTATGAAGCAGCAACTCCTTTTATCCGTCTTGAATGTTCCAATATCCAGTTTCACTGGATGTCCGAAGGATGTTAGACGGAAAGACTCTGCATCTGCACATTAAATCCTTGCCCTTATGTTCtctttttggagggagggagggaggctggcttCATTCCCTGAGGTGAAACTCTGCATATCCTCATGACCATTTCAGTCTTaggttcttttttgggggtgggggtagagatAAAGAGGATGGCTTCTTTCCCTGTggggaactctgcacatgctcctgGATCCTTTTGTCTGAAGAACTACCAGCTATGAACTACAGGTACTAGCCCAAGTTTgctttctctcccaccttccttccttcttcttccttccaatCGTTTACGTATCTCAGATTGCGAGTCCGAGAGCAAGGAccttagtgtttgtttgttttttgggggggcgacgcttttaaatgaataaatgagaaCGAACTCTAGACATGCTCAGGAGCCCCCTTAGCCAGGACAGGAGTCCACAAGAGCTCCCTAACCGGGACAGAGTGCGCTGCTGAGCCTCCTACGCTCTACTTGAGGGTCGTCAGCTCGAAGTTCCCCCCGCAAAAACCAGTCAAGCCTCCCCACCCGCCTCTAACGGTCACTCCAATACCTCACCTTGCCTCCGCCTGTCAGTCAACGCTCGTCCCACGCGCTAGGCGCCGCCATCTTCCCAGGATGCAACGCGCTCAAAAGGgaaatagcgggggggggggggaaggatcccaCCATTACTATTTACCTCTGCTTTCAACGCACACCATAGAGAGAAACAGTTAACAATTTAAACACTTCCGGTTGTTATTAGATGTCTCCGTGTGCAGGGCAAGATGGCAGCCCAGAGGAATCAGCAGAAAGCTAAATGGAATacagaataaatattttaaatgtatatcCCTCATTTtctaaaaagctcaagaactgcAGCGAAAAAGAATATAGCAAGTACAGTGGAAATATAAGCAATCTAAATGCATGAAAAAGAACCCTTTTTATGGAGAAACGGATTCTCTTTATAATGCACTAGGGAAATAAGATTCAGGATAGCGTGAACTCGTTTGCGTTGGCTGGAAGCTTGTAATATTGATAGGTTATACTTGGTTTTGGTACGGAAATTCGTCGTGCTATGCAAATATCCCTTTTATTTCTGGCGTTTGTTACCATGATAGTTGGTTATACTCCACTGAAAAGCGGGAAAGAACTAAAAGTATCAATGTAAGATTTATATAACATAATGTCAGGTACAATGTAATGTTACGACATAACGGCCACGAAGCTCACTAACCTCTCTGACTattatttttgctatttgttAATTAATTCTACCCAAATAAAACGATTCCACCCTTCTTGTCCCGCGCATGGAACCACGCGTTTTACTTAACAACCATGAAGACTGGGCCCTCGGGATGAACGCTGCCTTTTGCGTCATCCGGGAGGCGGAGCGACGAGCACGAGTCAAGAGGCTGTGACGTAAACGAAGGAGGTTCGGATACGCATagagaaaaggagaaacagagcctaGCTTTTCTCACTCTCCTTCCCGTCATCCCCTGCGAGCGGCGCGGCCTGGGCTGGTTGCCATGGAGCGCGCCGCGGTGCTGCGCGTCAAGAGGAAGCGCGGCGGACCTGTGCCTGCCGAAGCGTTGGTGTTGGCCTGTAAGCGGCTGCGGACGGAGGAAGGCGCTGCCACACCGGACGGGGATGAAGTGGAGAAGAATCTTTTCAAGCTGGTGGCCACCGTAGCCTCGGAGGTGCGGTTGAACAGGACTCGGTGCTCTGGCCTGGGCTTGTTTGGGCCTGTCGGTCGTCGTAGTTGTCCAATTCTTTTTACTCACAGAAGGCTAAGTTAGGCCTCAGGCAAAGGCATCAAAAGTAGCTAAAATAAAATTACTTAAAGATCATGTGGGGTGAAGTTAACAACGCGgtcatgtataaaggtaaagggacccctgaccattaggtccagtcgtgaccggctctggggttgcagcgctcatctcgctttattgggcgagggaaccggcgtacagcttccggatcatgtggctagcatgactaagccgcttctggcgaaccagagcagcgcacggaaatgctgtttaccttcctgccagagaggtacctatttatctacttgcactttgacgtgcttttgaactgctaggttggcaggagggccATGTATAGTTCTACGCAAAAGCAAGACTCCTACGAGTTTCCTGGGGCAAAGCCATACCTATGGATTCTGCAGCTACATGGTGGTCTTTCACGACTCGTGTCAAAGGACACGCTTACAGCTGGCAGATTCCTGCAAAGTATGATTTTAGCacctaggatagctcagttggtagaacgtgggagtcttaatctcagggctgtgggtttaaGTACCACATtaggccaaaagattcctgcattgcaggcggttggactagatgatgatccccctggtcctttccaactcttgtATTCCAGGACTTATTATTGAGTATTTCATTGTGCTTTTGTGGAATCATGAACTCATTATTCATAGTATTGTTGACATCTCTCTAATAACCATTTCTTCACTCTGcatcacttttttctttcttttaaggacCATCTGATGCCAAACAGGCTAGCCATTATTTGTTTGTATCTATAGCTCTCAAACATTTAAGGTGTTAGGTGATACAAAAATGATTAAATTTTAGGGAAAGAATGTTACTGCTCCCCTCCAAATAATACTTTTCAGGGATTGTGAATGTAACAACCCAAATTTGTTTTGAGTGTATGTTTAATTTGTTGTTTGTTCttgtgtgaaaaagaaaagaagacccACTGTATTAATTTGATTATAATTCTTCAACACTAATATTTAATACATGTTGAAGTGCTTTACAATCCTGTGCATCGGGGTGGGGAATTTGTGTGACCATCTGGGTGCtgctggtctacaactcccatcatatgaccccactggccatactgactgtgggggctgatgggagttgggagcccaacaatatctggggatcaCAAGTTCCCCCACCTGTGTTAATACATGTTTTCTCAATGCAAGCATGTTTCCTCAGGTGACCAGGTAAAGGTTGGTAACCCGTTGTTCTGCTATGTAAGCTCACCTGGTATTAAGTTCCATTCATCTCAGTGGAGTTGCTTTTGAGTAGGATTGCGCAGGAAGAGAATCAGGGTGTGACTGGGATGGCTGCTTAACATCTCGCCAAAGCAGAGGGCATTGATCTGCATAAAATCTGCATACATGTGTTAATTTATAGGTATAGTTGCAAATTTGcaaataattactgtaatttgAATAGAAATGCATCTTCCCATAATGGGGGAAATGGTAACCCGGTGCCCTGTGTATCTGCTTAATATGTTGTCCAGGTACTAACTATTGATGGACCACTACCTCCTGCTTCTGCTCTGCCTTAttactttatctttaaactggtcTTGGACCACTTAGCTATTCAAGTAGAGGTCTGTCTGCTGACAGTGCTTCAGGTAGAGAACTGTCCTCTGTAAACTAGGGCACATGGCCATCATAGCAGTAGTCCTCTGCTCACACTTACTTGGGGATGTAAGTACCATTGAGCTTGGTGGGGTTTGCTTGGAGATGACATGCATAGGGTTGCCCTGGTAGACATCAATGTTGCTAGACTTCCTGCTATGTCCCAAACTTTAGCTTTAGAAATGAATAAGGAATAAGAGGTAAATCTCTACCATTCAACTGTACATCCTTCTTTAATCCGGTTCTTGGAAGAAATGTAATCTGATGATTCTGAGAAAGTGGTAGGGAAAGGGTTAATCCACACATTGCACTATTTCTCTGCTCTCAATTTCCCCTCTATAAAGCACTTGCCCAAtgtattcttttttccttttaaaattgaGCTATTGGAGCAACACTATACATATAGGTTTGTATACAACATGGATTTTGGCTCCCAAAGTCTGTGATATAGTTATTTGTAGCCAGGCTTTCTTTGCACAAATTGTCCCCAGGTTGCATAGAGCAGATATACTGTGCATTGGAATGAGATAGGTATGTTTCTGTAGTGATTATGCTGGCAGAATATACAGAATTGTTTACCTGTTATCTTTATTTTGTATACTTTCATTTCCCTACACAGCAACTGGGCTCTGAGCAAGCAAGCAGTCTTCTTTGTGTTTGTGTATTGCTTATTATGGCTgtagatttgttctttaaaataacaagCATTTAAGGCATGAATTGAAGTTGCATTTTTGCTTTCTTCAGGATGAGCCTGTTGAGAAGTATGTAAAAGAAGCCATTACCAAAAGCAAATCAGCTCAACTCTTGCGACCTTCGCTAGGAAGTGCCCAGAGAGTAATTCAGGACCTTCGTTCTTCCAAGTATGCCAGCAGGCAGGAAAGCCGCTACCGTCTAATCGCCAGCCACCGACCAAATTTCTCTGATGGAGAAAGTGAAGTACTTCCTGCGAATGGGGAGGAGTTGAATAAAAGCAACCATTTGGTCTCTGGAGCAAAAAAGGACACTACACATGAAGAAAGCCATGGTATTGCAGACTCCTGTGGAAAATTTCAGTTGTTTGATATTGAACAAGAAGAGGATGTAGAAAAGGATACTGGTATGTCAGCTGCACACTTACAGGTTGGTATTGAGTCCTGAATGGTCAGGTTTCTGGATTAAAATATAGTAAGCCAGCAGTTTATACAAAAATGTGAACTCTATTCAGACATCACACCAAACCTTGAATTGAATCATAATAGGAAAGGACCTTGAAAATCATCTAGTTCAATTGACCGTAGTTCACTGCTAGCGATAGTTTAGAATCCAAACCATAGCTTGATTTATtccaaatttaataagtaaaccAGAGTTTTGAGTTTCTTCTCTGCTTTCAATTTCTCTGCTTAGCATTCCACTTTCTAGGTAAATTGATCCCTGGAGGGGAAGCAAACATTATGATAAACCATACATGAACTCTGGTTAGCAAACCTAATTCTAAAACATGACACTTGATTGATTTTACCAGCCAATCTCAAATAAAGGTTTTCTGTTCAGTCAATacaccaaaccatagtttagggtTTTTTAATCATTGTTTAGCCTGAAATCTGAATTGAATCTTTATGTCTAGTAATTTGAGTTTATAAGCAAGCATTTTTAATATGCTTTCCAGTGGTTTTGACTAGCACAATTGGCAATCTAGTTGGGAGAAGCAAAGAATTTCAAGACAGTGACAAAAAGGATGCTACTTGCAGGTGTATTTGTTGGCAATGTAACTGTGTATTAGACTGTTTGCATAAGTCTCTGGGTGCTCAATTTTGAAGCTAAAATCACCTGCTAATTCATGTTTCAAAAACAGTTTCCAATTAAACATGTGAGGGTTGTTTGGGTACATAGCCTGTTGCTTTTGGTGTGTATGAAGGGCCCACAGCTTAGctgtagagcatgtgctttgcattcaaaaagtcccaaattcaatccttggagagctgttgccaatcAATattgacagtattgagctagaatATGATGGGGAACTTTCAGCTGACCCAGTTGTGACAGGCTTGACATCTGATCTATGGTGTCGGGCACAGGAAAGTTCAACTAAAACAGGGGAGGAACCTTAGAGCTCATTCTACGTACACTTCTTATTCTAAGTAACACTTCTAAGTATATTCTCAATATACATTCTAAGTACACATATTCTTCCTTTACAGCTACAGCTTCAATTTAAGCTGTGCTGAGAAGAAGAATCAAGAGCACACTTAAGAGTGTACTCATGATTCATTCTTTTGAAGTTGAGTAACCTGAAGTCATAGTTGTTTCTTAATGTGTAAAGTCTTTGTTGACCACTAGATGTCAGCAGTTGGATGCAGTGTAGAATAGCATAACTTCTAGCACCTTTCagaaacaggtacagtggtacctcgggttacatacgcttcaggttacatacgcttcaggttatagactccgctaacccagaaatattacctcgggttaagaacagacctccagaatgaattaagttcttaacccgaggtaccactgttttagtGTATTGTGTGAAATTTAATCCTCAGTTTGCTGGTATATACATGGATACAGCGAAGTAATGCAAAACACAAAATAGTAGGGTCTAAAGGGCCTCCCTGTTGTGTATATTTTggtggaggggtggtggtggtgtgttgaAGAAAGCCTAATTGCTAGGTGAgtagaaaaaaagaaggggacaGGCACCATGTGTCTTTTAAAATCTTTTCAATAGACCAAACAACAAATGTTATTTATGTTAACAAAGTCTGACTTATAGGAAACCATTAGACAGTGTGGATTAGTAAACCTTACACTTGCTTCCATCATAGGCTGAGCACATTTCCATCTGCTTAACCCCATTCCCTTGCAGCAGAAGACGTCAGTGGGCTTTGCTAAGTAGACAAGAGCAACATCAGGGCAGGGAATGCTGCCAGAATAATCTTGGCACAATATGGATACCATGTTATTTCTCTTCCTGATATTACACTTAACATGATGTTACTGTATTTTCTTAAGTGCGTTGAGAGTCTCCAGGATACAAGTATTCTAAACAGAAAACAAAGTAGCCTGTTCCTTAGTGCCCTTTTACAGCTCTAACTGAGAACATCCAATGAACAAAATTCTAGATAGATTATTATAATTTGTCACATTTACCTTCTATTACTGTTTGAGATTTTAGCAAAGAAGTATCCACTGCCCAGTGTGTTCTAGTTACACCAAGACTATGTCTActtattgatgcttttaaatgagtaagaggcagaatgatgggagacAGATATTTTTGaacatgcatttttaaacaagTGGTTTgtatcctcctccttcccccagcACAATATAGTCAAAGTTAAATTTGCATTTTGCTTTTGCATTTAACAGGAGGTAACTATTATTACTGAAGGGGTTTCAACCAGCAATTTGAAAGTCACATATTAGTTTATCTTTTAGCTGTTTATAGTGAGATGCTTATAACACTTGTGTTCTATCTAACAGAAACCGGGTTCAGATGCCATTCTCTGTAATGCTGTTGAAATGATTCGTGAGAGTTTAACCATAACGGACAGTAAAGAAGCAGAGCATAATTTAAAGGAGGAATATGTTTATGACATCTACTGCATGGAAACAGCATCTCCATGCTGGATTGAGAACATACTGTCTGTTCAGCCCTACACCCAGGATTGTGAACTGGTAAGCAAATGGAAAAGAATGTCAAATAAGTGACAAAGGGGACTAAAGAAGAGAATGAGAACCTACTGTGAATTTAGGTCAACATTAGAGCATAAAAGCAAATATATGGGAGCATTTTTAATTGCTAATCACATTTAAAGACAAGGTTTAGTTTGACTGACTTACAAGAATATCCAAATAGGttaggcgggatataaataaaattttattatttattattacgaCTGATAACTGAAATAAACTCCCAAACACCGTTTATTAGATAAAACTGAAATAAATTGGATAAATCAGAATGTTTTATAAATTTCACTGGGAAAGGGTCCATTTGAAGTGGAGGATAGAAACACTTTTACTTTTTGGCAAGTCACAAATAAGGCAGAGGGGAACAGTGTGAGATTTGCTCATTCACATTCTTGAATAATCCTTAGATTCAGGAAGGTTTTCCTTGCTTGCAAAACACAAGCTGTATTTGCTAACTGCTCAAAGGCATAAAGgtttttacacaaacaca encodes the following:
- the SLC7A6OS gene encoding putative RNA polymerase II nuclear localization protein SLC7A6OS gives rise to the protein MERAAVLRVKRKRGGPVPAEALVLACKRLRTEEGAATPDGDEVEKNLFKLVATVASEDEPVEKYVKEAITKSKSAQLLRPSLGSAQRVIQDLRSSKYASRQESRYRLIASHRPNFSDGESEVLPANGEELNKSNHLVSGAKKDTTHEESHGIADSCGKFQLFDIEQEEDVEKDTGMSAAHLQKPGSDAILCNAVEMIRESLTITDSKEAEHNLKEEYVYDIYCMETASPCWIENILSVQPYTQDCELVDENHIAEEIYDDEDDENNENNWRNDYPDEDEFLPGEDEESEHGSISDEDNGYIRRTWEKYQSDVLLEFEYDGLQELDSE